From a region of the Trichoderma atroviride chromosome 6, complete sequence genome:
- a CDS encoding uncharacterized protein (BUSCO:EOG092D2OL1~TransMembrane:4 (i30-51o57-75i166-190o202-224i)), which produces MEDESLSDNPSMAFRWARRIERACCTTARYLPLAFVYSLTSWACWVIVSIGKETERSRWIGSASSFFGVALYLLLNWSYTTAVFTDPGATTNVDGYGLLPTSGGQNRAATSFTVKSNGEIRFCKKCQARKPDRTHHCSTCRRCVLKMDHHCPWLATCIGLRNYKPFLLFLIYTTVFSFYCFAVSGTWFWLEVMDDSKYLDTLLPVNFIMLAVMSGIIGLVVGAFTTWHIILARRNQTTIECLEKTRYLSTVKRTLHQAQGLANGIPQARQFVDFHASALPGITHREEGEERRSTQEPPRVQMSYEELERYQSRKRYEEYLDEQDSEKLPNAFDLGWKRNLLHLFGPSPLLWFFPICNTTGDGWSWEANPQWVSERERLRSEREQQRQREINAGWGQGEDIPSATADVTGNYHSRAPLAGANGRVPNGRVANGGPRRTQSKADRILGRDPNMYADSSQDVPLRRLSPRGHAAPHDDDLLDTDDEELSTVANGNGNKQHHTAASRLEAERVAMSVVTNTRPWGRGGASGMLRQGSQQSGGGSGHSSRVVSPSTEQNDDGVD; this is translated from the exons ATGGAAGACGAGTCGTTAAGCGACAACCCTAGCATGGCGTTCCGTTGGGCGCGCAGAATCGAGCGGGCGTGCTGCACCACGGCCAGATACTTGCCGCTGGCGTTTGTCTACAGCTTGACGTCGTGGGCATGTTGGGTGATAGTCAGCATCGGCAAGGAGACTGAGAGGAGCCGCTGGATAG GCTCagcgtcttctttcttcGGAGTTGCGCTCTATCTCCTGCTCAACTGGTCCTACACGACAGCCGTCTTTACAGATCCCGGAGCAACAACCAACGTGGACGGCTATGGCCTTCTCCCCACAAGCGGTGGCCAGAATCGCGCAGCAACGTCCTTTACAGTTAAGAGCAATGGCGAAATTCGATTCTGCAAAAAGTGCCAGGCGCGGAAGCCGGATCGCACGCACCACTGCTCGACGTGCCGCCGATGCGTTCTCAAGATGGACCACCACTGCCCCTGGCTGGCGACGTGTATCGGGCTGCGCAACTACAAGCcctttctgctcttcttgatcTACACCACCGTCTTTTCCTTTTACTGTTTCGCGGTCAGCGGTACGTGGTTTTGGTTGGAGGTGATGGACGACTCCAAGTATCTGGATACGCTGCTGCCAGTCAACTTTATCATGCTGGCAGTCATGAGTGGAATTATCGGGCTTGTCGTGGGCGCATTCACCACGTGGCACATTATCCTGGCGCGCAGGAACCAGACGACGATTGAGTGcctggagaagacgagataTCTGTCAACGGTCAAGAGGACGCTCCACCAGGCACAGGGCCTTGCCAATGGAATTCCGCAAGCGAGACAGTTTGTAGACTTTCATGCGAGCGCACTGCCTGGCATCACACACCGggaagagggcgaagagcGACGTTCGACACAGGAGCCCCCCCGTGTCCAGATGTCATATGAGGAACTAGAACGATACCAGAGCCGCAAGCGTTATGAGGAGTATCTTGACGAACAGGATTCAGAGAAGCTACCTAATGCTTTCGACCTGGGCTGGAAGCGAAACCTGCTGCACCTTTTCGGACCCAGCCCGCTGCTGTGGTTCTTCCCAATCTGCAACACGACGGGCgatggctggagctgggagGCAAACCCCCAATGGGTCTCGGAGCGCGAAAGGCTGAGAAGTGAACGAgaacagcagcgacagcgagAGATCAACGCAGGCTGGGGACAGGGCGAGGACATTCCCTCAGCGACCGCGGACGTTACCGGCAACTACCACAGCCGCGCACCTCTCGCGGGAGCCAATGGCCGGGTACCCAACGGCCGGGTAGCCAACGGCGGCCCGAGAAGGACGCAGAGCAAGGCGGACCGCATTCTGGGTAGGGACCCGAACATGTACGCCGACTCGTCGCAAGATGTGCCCTTGCGAAGACTTAGCCCGCGGGGCCATGCGGCGCCACACGACGATGATTTGCTGGACAcggacgacgaggagctgAGCACTGTTGCtaatggcaatggcaataaGCAGCACCACACGGCGGCCAGCCGACTCGAGGCTGAGCGGGTGGCCATGAGCGTAGTGACCAACACAAGGCCGTGGGGACGCGGCGGCGCGAGCGGAATGCTACGCCAGGGCAGCCAGCAgagcggcggtggcagcggCCACAGCAGCCGTGTGGTGAGCCCGAGTACCGAGCAGAATGACGATGGAGTGGATTGA